Proteins found in one Bacillus sp. (in: firmicutes) genomic segment:
- a CDS encoding acyltransferase, whose translation MVTEANSLWHVYKTVPFWKVVKNFVIIQLARYTPFLPMKNWLYRTFLQMEVGKSTSFALMVMLDVMFPEKIKVGNNAVIGYNTTILAHEYLIKEYRIGEVVIGSNVLIGANSTILPGVVIGDGAIVSAGTLVHKDVPTGSFVGGNPMRIIYTKEEMEAREQKQNNKQLE comes from the coding sequence ATGGTAACAGAGGCGAATTCGTTATGGCATGTGTACAAAACAGTTCCATTTTGGAAGGTTGTCAAAAACTTTGTTATTATTCAGCTTGCTCGCTATACACCATTTTTACCAATGAAAAACTGGCTATACCGTACGTTTTTACAGATGGAGGTTGGGAAAAGCACGTCATTTGCCCTAATGGTCATGCTTGATGTTATGTTCCCTGAAAAAATTAAAGTTGGAAACAACGCGGTTATTGGCTATAATACAACGATTCTTGCGCATGAGTATTTAATAAAAGAGTATCGCATAGGAGAGGTTGTGATTGGCAGCAATGTATTAATTGGTGCGAATTCAACGATTTTGCCAGGCGTGGTCATTGGAGATGGGGCTATTGTCTCTGCTGGTACGCTCGTTCATAAAGATGTACCTACCGGTTCGTTTGTTGGCGGAAATCCGATGAGGATTATTTATACGAAAGAGGAAATGGAAGCAAGGGAACAGAAACAAAATAATAAACAGCTAGAATGA
- the ppaX gene encoding pyrophosphatase PpaX — protein sequence MKVDTILFDLDGTLINTNDLIITSFKHTLEHYFPRQYKEEDILQFIGPPLLESFQKLDSTRAEEMVQFYRDFNHAKHDELVTEFEGVYDTIKYLYESGYKLAVVTTKKRLTVEMGLKITRLAQFFDVVVTLDDVVHAKPDPEPILKALEQVGSKPENAIMVGDNYHDIEGGKNAGTLTVGVAWALKGRKYIESFHPDFILDKMSDLIDILGGLNK from the coding sequence ATGAAGGTTGATACGATACTATTTGATTTAGATGGAACATTAATTAATACGAATGATTTGATAATAACATCATTTAAGCATACGCTAGAACATTATTTTCCACGGCAATATAAAGAAGAGGATATACTTCAATTTATTGGCCCGCCACTGTTGGAAAGTTTTCAGAAGCTTGATTCAACGCGGGCTGAAGAGATGGTCCAATTTTATCGGGATTTCAATCATGCCAAACATGATGAGCTCGTAACCGAATTTGAAGGCGTCTACGATACGATTAAATACTTATACGAGAGTGGTTATAAGCTTGCAGTTGTAACAACGAAAAAGCGCCTTACAGTTGAAATGGGCTTGAAAATAACAAGGCTTGCTCAATTTTTCGACGTTGTTGTCACATTAGATGATGTTGTACATGCGAAGCCGGATCCAGAGCCAATTTTAAAGGCATTGGAGCAAGTAGGATCAAAGCCGGAAAATGCCATTATGGTCGGTGATAATTATCATGATATTGAAGGTGGAAAAAATGCGGGGACACTTACAGTTGGTGTTGCTTGGGCGCTGAAAGGCCGTAAATATATCGAAAGTTTCCACCCAGATTTTATCCTAGATAAAATGTCCGATTTAATTGATATTCTTGGAGGGCTGAATAAGTGA
- a CDS encoding ATP phosphoribosyltransferase regulatory subunit translates to MSKLFMFEKPLGMRDTLPDLYETKRQARNKMTDEIQAWGYQSIQTPTLEYFETVGAVSAIPNQQLFKLLDQQGHTLVLRPDMTAPIARVAASRMKGEGYPLRLAYDANVFRAQEREGGRPAEFEQIGVELIGDPTISADAEVIALMVAVLTSAGLENFSVAIGHVGFVNALFVEILGNEERANVLRRFLYEKNYVGYREHVKSLPLSSIDKQRLFKLLQMRGTQQIIAEAREMTENSGARKAIDELDLLWSHLENYRVTDNIKIDLNIVSHMSYYTGILFEGYAQNLGFSLCSGGRYDQLLEKFNRPTAATGFAIRLDRLVEALGDAQASTAISLIIFSQERRQEAIEFARAKRENGGRVVLQDIAGIEDVDLFTKRYQDVAYCIGKPGKEGNEL, encoded by the coding sequence ATGTCTAAGCTATTTATGTTTGAAAAGCCGCTTGGGATGAGGGATACATTACCTGATCTTTATGAAACAAAAAGACAAGCGAGAAATAAAATGACGGATGAAATACAGGCATGGGGATATCAATCAATTCAAACACCAACGTTGGAATATTTTGAAACAGTCGGTGCAGTTTCCGCTATTCCTAACCAACAGCTTTTCAAGCTGCTTGATCAACAAGGGCATACACTTGTTTTGCGGCCTGATATGACAGCACCAATTGCAAGGGTGGCAGCGTCAAGAATGAAGGGGGAAGGCTATCCGTTGCGATTAGCCTATGATGCGAACGTATTTCGAGCCCAAGAGCGGGAAGGTGGACGCCCAGCCGAGTTTGAGCAAATCGGAGTCGAGCTAATAGGGGACCCAACCATTAGTGCCGATGCTGAAGTTATTGCTTTAATGGTTGCTGTGTTGACAAGTGCTGGCCTAGAAAATTTCTCCGTAGCCATCGGTCATGTTGGCTTTGTGAATGCCTTATTCGTCGAAATTTTAGGAAATGAAGAGCGCGCTAATGTTCTTCGCCGTTTTTTATATGAAAAAAATTACGTCGGCTACAGGGAGCATGTCAAAAGCTTGCCGCTTTCTTCTATTGATAAACAGCGGTTATTTAAACTATTACAAATGCGTGGCACTCAGCAAATTATTGCTGAAGCTCGTGAAATGACGGAAAATAGTGGGGCTAGGAAAGCAATTGATGAACTTGACTTGTTGTGGAGCCATCTAGAAAATTATCGTGTAACAGACAATATTAAAATAGATTTAAATATTGTCAGCCATATGAGCTATTATACTGGTATTTTATTTGAAGGATATGCACAAAATCTTGGTTTTTCATTATGTAGTGGTGGTCGTTATGATCAATTGCTTGAAAAATTCAATCGTCCAACAGCAGCAACGGGTTTTGCTATTCGTCTTGACCGCTTAGTTGAGGCATTGGGCGATGCACAAGCTTCAACAGCAATCTCACTCATTATTTTTAGTCAAGAGCGTAGACAGGAAGCTATTGAATTTGCGCGGGCGAAACGTGAAAATGGTGGAAGGGTCGTTCTTCAAGATATTGCAGGAATTGAAGATGTTGATTTGTTTACAAAGCGTTATCAAGATGTAGCTTATTGTATTGGGAAACCGGGAAAGGAGGGTAACGAGCTATGA